A genome region from Clostridium sp. JN-9 includes the following:
- a CDS encoding sugar ABC transporter permease, protein MKISERFDFKDKPSKIILIYIILIFFCILAVFPILNTLSIALRPADAVYVKTINPIPHGATFANFRDAFAKYDLVRWMSNSLIVSILTTVIAVALSIGAGYAFSRFDFFGKDVGMTMLLVTQMFPAPMMLLPLYIMLTKAGLSNNILGLAIVYVSTAIPFNIWMMKGYFDTIPKSLEESAYVDGAGIFKSFYKIILPLATPAIALTALFAFMGAWSEYIVARVILTDNSLLTLPIGLVNMQGQFSTDWGIYSAAALMTAVPVMILFVCLSKYLVGGLTLGSVKE, encoded by the coding sequence ATGAAGATAAGTGAAAGATTTGATTTTAAAGATAAACCTTCTAAAATCATATTAATATATATAATTTTAATATTTTTCTGTATTTTGGCTGTGTTCCCAATTTTAAATACTCTCTCAATTGCCTTAAGACCAGCAGATGCAGTTTATGTTAAAACAATTAATCCAATTCCACATGGAGCCACTTTTGCAAATTTCAGAGATGCATTTGCAAAATATGATCTAGTAAGATGGATGTCAAACAGCTTAATAGTATCTATTTTAACTACTGTAATAGCAGTTGCATTATCCATTGGTGCAGGCTATGCATTTTCAAGATTTGATTTCTTTGGTAAGGATGTAGGAATGACAATGCTTCTGGTAACTCAGATGTTCCCAGCACCAATGATGCTTTTACCATTATATATAATGCTTACAAAAGCAGGCTTGTCAAACAATATTTTAGGGCTGGCTATAGTATATGTTTCCACTGCTATTCCATTTAATATATGGATGATGAAAGGATATTTTGATACCATTCCAAAGTCCCTGGAGGAAAGTGCTTATGTTGATGGAGCAGGTATTTTTAAATCTTTTTATAAAATAATACTTCCGCTGGCTACACCAGCAATAGCATTAACTGCATTATTTGCATTTATGGGTGCATGGTCAGAATATATTGTTGCAAGGGTTATACTTACAGATAATTCTTTGTTAACACTGCCAATAGGACTTGTAAATATGCAGGGACAATTTTCTACAGATTGGGGAATTTACTCAGCAGCTGCTCTTATGACTGCAGTACCTGTTATGATATTATTTGTATGCTTGTCTAAATATTTAGTTGGCGGATTAACACTTGGAAGTGTTAAAGAATAA